The following DNA comes from Brassica oleracea var. oleracea cultivar TO1000 chromosome C5, BOL, whole genome shotgun sequence.
TAAGATCAAACTCTTAACTATGATTAATTACTAAAAAATTATTAAGAGACCAACTTTGGCTCGAAGGGTTAAACATGCTCTAATATTAATACAACCTCCAAGTTCCAGAGTTATGTCTAATGTCTACGAGTTTTCTAAAAATGCATATAAAATTCAAACAAAGTTCAGTTTCAGCCTCTTTTGAGTTCCCCAATAACAGTAGCCAGAAATCACGTGCTCCAATCACATGACCACCATCTCTCCAAAATTTTCAAAGCATTTACATGAGTTAGCTAACGTGTATATGTGGATCCTTTGCCTCGACTCTCTACATATGAATTCTATATATGATTTTTTATAGAATATCATTGAGTAGATGATCAAGATTAAGATAAGTATAGCAGCAGTCAAAATAAGATCACGTGATCAGATCCCCAAAACAATGTGTTCCAACACGAAATATCTTAGTCTATAAAGCACTAAACTACAGAAGTCTCTCGTCTCTCTCACTTTCTCTTAACTCCCATCTCTATCCACGTTTCAGTTCTCAATAAACAGAACATACCAAAAACAACTTAAAAAGCTTTTAAGATTCCTAGGGAACTATAAGAATAAATGTCCGCAATGAAGAGATACTTGTCAGTGGCTCTGGTTTTGCTACTTATAGCTTTCTTTAGCAGCAAGTACAGCGTAGAGGGACGTTCTCTATCAAGGATGACAAATTCTAGTCAAGCGATGAGAGATTTTCAAACAAGGAAGGACATGAAGGAAGCAAAACCGCTTGTAGGTGAAAATGATAGCCTCCGAAGAAGAGTCCCAAGGAGTGGCTCAAACCCTATACAGAACAAGTAAAGAAACAACACACAATCAAGATTTGTTTTTCATGAATCCCCATGTATGCGTCTTAGGTGTATCAAATGTAATCGACCAATAGTTGCTGAAGGAAGTAGGAAACAACAGATCACAACGGCAAGAAAACCTTAAATTTTTTTGTGCTTTTGCCTTTTTTCTGGTCTTTTCTTTTTCCTTCTTAGATCTTCTATGTTTTTTTTTTTGTAGAATAGGTAACTATGTAATCTACTTGTAAATATATCAACTCATCTTTTAATTTTGAGGCATTCAATCTTATGGAAATAGACTATAAAACCCCCACTAGCTTAGTGGTGTCTTCAAATTATCAACCTCTGTGTTCTCTGCTTCCTCCTACTAATTTCATTGGAAAGTAAATATCTACTTCTTCTCTTCTTGTTTGGTGGTTTCTTTACCTTCGAGAAGTCTTTATAAGCCTTAGCATGTTCTTCTTGGTGGTGCTTAAACCTTGAAATATACATATGACCACCTTTCTCTGTGTTCTTGGTTCTTACGCATGAAAGGCATCAGATTTGTCAGAAACAAAGGTGTTATTTGGGAAGTTCTGATTTTCTCCAACCAAATGCAGAAAAAGAAAAAAGATATTTGTATATGCTAATTTGTTTAGCTGCCTGTAATGATTTCCACTGATTAATTCACACTGAAAGCTACAACATACTGAAGTAGCTTGTATATATATAACTACTTATCGCAAGCCTCTTCATTGACAATATACATGCATGGAGCTCGCTAATGATTTAATAGCAAAATGCCAAAATCATTGGCAACTCAATTGTAACTAAAACCACAAAGTCAAACAGGCTGAAAATAAAACTTTTTAAAACAGTACTTTTAGCTGCAACACTACAAAAAGAAAGAGATAATGATAACAATGTTAGTTTGATTCAAAACGAACCAAGCACTGATTTTCCCCTAAAAATTTACTACTCCCTCCGTTTCATAATATAAGTAGTTTTGGCTAAAAACACGAAGATTAAGAAAATTATTATGTTTTTAAAAAATATTTTATAATAAATAGGTTAGATATAATTTAACCAATAAAAAATAAGTCTATTTAATTTGATTGGTCACACTGTATTCAATAAATGTAAAAGTTACCTAGAAATACGAAAACTACTTATATTTTGAAACAAAAACATTTTCTTAAAATTACTTACGATAGGAAACGGAGGGAATATCACGTAAGAAGAGAACATATTGGGCCAGAAGGGAGACTTAGCCATAATCCGGGCCTTGAATATGGCCCAATACCACTTTTAAAGAAGGAGATCTGTCTAATTAACAGCGTCGCAGTCGCTGATTTCGGACACTAAACACATGGTTTCGTCTGAATCCACGATTCAGATCTCATTAAACTGCTAATTAATATATTTGACCGTAACAAAAACAGAAAGAGGAAAAGAAGGAAGAAAATAAATAAATAAATATTCGGTGAAACGGATTTCTTAATAAAAAATCCGTAGAAAATAAATGCAAAATTCCATAAATTCCAAATCGGTGTACGCAAAAAATTGTCAAAATCAGTGTGAAAGGGAAAGAGACGAAACAGGAACTGGGAAGTTTCGTGTTCGAGACAAAAACCACTAATCTCATAAGATTGGGCAGCAAGTATTATATAAAACCCGACCACACAGATGCGGAGATTCGTGATTGGCCAAGCCAAAAATCTCATAGATCAGACTCGTCGTCCTCGTCCTCGTCCTCGTCCTCATCACAACAACATCCGCCTTCTCTCTCCTCTTGCTTCCGATCCTATTCCTGTTTCTTCATCGCGTTTCTTTTCCGACATGACTGGCTCTGATTCATCGTCCTCTCTTCCCGTTACTATTGACTCCATCAACCCCAATGTAGAGTTTTGTTTTCGTCTTTTATCAGTATTTGCTGTTTGTTTGTGATTTGCATTCTTTGCTTTTGATTTGTTGTAAAGGGAAGAGTAACGTTTAGGTTCAGATTGCTATGTACATGATCTATGGTTTATTGAGCATCTGCTTAGGGGTTGATCATTGACACTTGATGGATTTGTGTCTCTTGTGTTTTATAAAGTTATCCTTTGTCTTGTACACATATAAAGATGTGATTTTTGCTTTTTGTGTATATTATAAAGTTTTTGCCAGCCTTTCTGTATCCATCTAATCAATCCTAGATTCGATCCTTGTGATTATTATATGATTGGTTTATGTTTCCCTTTTTCACTCCAATCTGTTGACATGATAATGCTCTTACTGAATAGTTTCTGAGGGAACAGTTCTGCATAGCTCTAGTGACTGTTGTCTTTTACTTTTGTTTTGGTTATTTACTTAAAACAGTGTTTTTTTTTTATAACTTGGGTTGTCTCAGGTTCTGAAATGTGAGTATGCTGTCCGTGGTGAAATTGTCAACATTGCTCAGGTAATAAATCAACCATCCTGGTCCCAAATTTTATTCTCTGATTGTTAAAACTGCTTTTGCTCATTTTGCTTTCTGCTTCCACCTCACAGAAGTTGCAAGATGATTTGAAGATTAACAAGGATGCTTATCCCTTTGATGAGGTACATAATAAATTTAAATCCGTGTCGTCACACTTGATTCTAACTTACAAGTGTATCCTCTTTTGACAGATTATCTACTGTAATATCGGAAATCCGCAGTCTCTTAGCCAGCAGCCTATAACGTTCTTCAGAGAGGTAAATAATTTAGCTTTGATGGTACTTCTGGTTTGTTCACCATATGTTAATCAGGAGCTAAACTTGTAACATCCATGTCCCTCAGGTTCTTGCTTTGTGTTCCCACACGGCTTTGTTGGACCGAGATGAAACACATGCTTTGTTCAGGTACAGTTCAGCCTCTGAGTTGTTTTCCTTCTGGTGGTAAAAAGATTTTGTTTAACAATGGATGTTTCAATTTTTATCAGCGCTGATTCTATTGCGCGTGCTTGGAAGATTCTCGACCAGATTCCCGGGAAGGCTACCGGTGCTTACAGTCACAGCCAGGTTTGTGGCATTGTCTCTCTCTCTCTCTCTCTCTGCGAATAATCCTCTCTCTTAATCTTTTGTTTTGTCTCAGGGTATCAAGGGACTACGTGATGCAATTGCTGCTGGAATCGAAGCACGTGATGGCTTCCCTGCTGATCCTAATGATATTTTCATGACAGATGGTGCAAGCCCTGGGGTAAACTATCATCAAACTTCCCCTAAAACTCATGGAAATTACAGAACAAGTTTGTTTTAATGGTGACCAGTAATGTTCTTATCGTTATAGGTTCATATGATGATGCAACTTCTCATAAGTTCTGAGAAAGATGGAATCCTTTGCCCTATTCCTCAGTACCCCTTGTACTCAGCTTCAATTGCCCTTCACGGTGGAAGTCTGGTACGTTCCTTGTACCTTTTATAATGACTGAAGTTCCCTTTTTCCTTATGTTGTCATCATCTTCTTGTAGGTTCCTTACTACCTTGACGAAGCATCAGGATGGGGACTTGAAATATCTGAGCTGAAGAAGCAGCTGGAGGATGCTAAGTCAAAGGGTATCACTGTAAGAGCCTTGGCGGTTATTAACCCTGGTAACCCAACAGGACAGGTTAGTTTGATCTTCAACATTAAAAAAACTACAAATCTATTCCGGTAAAGAGCTTTACAGTCTTGTCTATTTTTTTTTTTTGGTTAAAGGTTCTTTCAGAAGAAAACCAGCGTGACATTGTTGACTTCTGTAAGAAAGAGGGTTTGGTTCTATTAGCCGATGAGGTTTATCAGGAAAACGTTTACGTCCCTGACAAAAAGTTCCACTCTTTCAAGAAAGTGGCCCGGTCTATGGGCTACGGTGAGAAGGATATCTCCATAGTCTCGTTCCAGTCTATCTCCAAAGGTTTGACAAAAAAAAAACTAATGTCTTAAGCTTATGAAAATGGTATCTAAAACTGGATTCGTTCTTTCAAATAGGATACTACGGAGAGTGTGGGAAGAGAGGCGGTTACATGGAGGTTACTGGTTTCACTTCTGATGTGAGAGAGCAGATATACAAAGTGGCTTCTGTGAATCTTTGCTCCAACATCTCTGGTCAAATTCTTGCCAGCCTCGTCATGAGCCCACCCAAGGTATCAAAACATGTATATAACTTCATCAGCTGGTTTTAGCTTAAGCTCGGTTTCTAGAATCTTTAACAGCTTTAATGAAATTTGATCCAGCCTGGTGATGAGTCCTACGAGTCATACATAGCAGAGAAAGAGGGAATCCTCTCGTCTATGGCAAGACGTGCAAAGGTTAGCCATTCACAGAGAACTTTATTAGTAGCAATCATGTTTTTTTTTTCTCTCTGGTGTTAATGCTTTTGAGCTCTCACTGTGCAGACTCTTGAAGAAGCTCTGAACAAGTTGGAGGGTATAACATGCAATAGAGCAGAGGGAGCTATGTATCTATTCCCTTGCATTAACCTTCCACAAAAGGCGATTGCGGCTGCAGAAGCTGCAAAGACGGCACCGGACACGTTCTACTGCAAACGCCTCCTAAACGCTACTGGAATAGTCCTAGTCCCTGGTTCTGGATTTAGACAGGTACCGGGAACATGGCATTTCAGGTGCACTATACTTCCTCAAGAGGATAAGATTCCGGCAATCGTGAACCGTCTCACTGAGTTCCACAAGAGCTTCATGGATGAGTTCCGCGACTAAGTAGTGGAGTATGTTTCTAAAATAAGATCAAATCTTTGAGTAATAATAAGGAAGAAGGACCCATGCCGTT
Coding sequences within:
- the LOC106295623 gene encoding alanine aminotransferase 1, mitochondrial-like, giving the protein MRRFVIGQAKNLIDQTRRPRPRPRPHHNNIRLLSPLASDPIPVSSSRFFSDMTGSDSSSSLPVTIDSINPNVLKCEYAVRGEIVNIAQKLQDDLKINKDAYPFDEIIYCNIGNPQSLSQQPITFFREVLALCSHTALLDRDETHALFSADSIARAWKILDQIPGKATGAYSHSQGIKGLRDAIAAGIEARDGFPADPNDIFMTDGASPGVHMMMQLLISSEKDGILCPIPQYPLYSASIALHGGSLVPYYLDEASGWGLEISELKKQLEDAKSKGITVRALAVINPGNPTGQVLSEENQRDIVDFCKKEGLVLLADEVYQENVYVPDKKFHSFKKVARSMGYGEKDISIVSFQSISKGYYGECGKRGGYMEVTGFTSDVREQIYKVASVNLCSNISGQILASLVMSPPKPGDESYESYIAEKEGILSSMARRAKTLEEALNKLEGITCNRAEGAMYLFPCINLPQKAIAAAEAAKTAPDTFYCKRLLNATGIVLVPGSGFRQVPGTWHFRCTILPQEDKIPAIVNRLTEFHKSFMDEFRD